One Erinaceus europaeus unplaced genomic scaffold, mEriEur2.1 scaffold_958, whole genome shotgun sequence genomic window, ggtggtgcacccaattaaagtGCATGCATCACCGTGAGCAAAGAACCAGGTTCgactctctgctccccaccttcagcgaggatgtttcacgagcagtgaagcaggtctgcaggtgcctacctttctctctctctctcctcccctttcaacttctctctgtcctatcgaataaaatagaaaaattgaaaaaggccactggataaccctggagacaaaaacaaaacaaaacaaacaaaaatcatgtAGAATACATGCTTGGCATAACATAAGGATTACATAAATGCTGGTGATGAGAGTGATTTATTTTCCTCttgcctggatttttttttacattttatcttttaaaaatttatttatttatttattactatttttgtatttatttattcccttttgttgctcttgttgttttattgttgttattgatgtcgtcgttgttggataggacagtgagagatggagagaggaggagaagacagatagggggagagaaagagagacacctggagacctgcttggGAAGCgatttcctctgcagatggggagctgggggctcgaacctggattcttacaccggtccttgcgctgtgcaccaactgtacttaacccactgctctaccgcctgactccctatgtatttatttattattggataaatacagacagaaattgagaggggaggggaagatagagagggagagagacagagagacacctgcagctgtaagctttccccggcaggtggggaccagggacttgaacctgggtctttgcacattgtagtgtgtgcgctttggctaagtgcaccaccacctggcccccattgtaTCTTTTTCCATGCAGTGATGTGTAGACAGACACAATCGTCAGTGTATTTGCTGGTCTAGGGCCCAAGTCTTGCGCTCAAGGCAAGAACCTTTGTGATCACCCAGTGAGGTGGCCCAGCTGCATCGCTGCATAGCAGGTGCTCTGTCAGTGGTGTGCTCCTCCTTCCAACCATGATTCCTGCTTCCAGGCAAGAGAATCGCAGCTCCTGGCTTGGTAGATTTGTCACAGTGATGTGATgttggaggaggggaaaggaagggaatgaTAATGTGACGGGCAGGGGGCAGGTCACGGCAGAGCTTGCTATCCACAGCCCTGGGAGGAGGCCAGGACAGTATGCAAAGGTCACAGGCGTTCCACCAGCACAGTCATACTTGTGGGGGTGTTCATCTTGAAattcttattctttcttctttctttctttctctctccctttctttctttctctctttctttctttctttctttctttctttctttctttctttctttttgtctctggggttatctctggggctcggtgcctgccctagaatccgctgctcctggaggccattttcccttttgttgcccttgttgtttatcgttgttgttattattgttgttactgctgtcattgttgttggacaggacagtaagaaatggagagagatggggaagacagagaaggagagagaaagacagacacctgcagacctgcttcaccatctgtgaagtgactcccctgaaggtgggaatccttatgctggtccttccttgcactttgtgccatgtgtgcttaacctgctgagctattgcccgaccccccacccccatcttgaaATTTCTATCCAGTGTTTTCTgttggggaccagagactcagcAGGCAACCAAACAGCAAAGGCCCTGGTTCTAGAGAGAAGGGATAGCAAGCAAATAAGGGGAAAGACCAAGGTTAATGTCAGATGGTGAGAGTCAGGTCAAAGACACCCAGTGGGATGAAATGATCTGGGACTGGAGGTCTGggccaaacattagccaaggagcCAAAGAAATCACTCCAGTTATTATCAACAGAAAGAGTTCAAAGAAGCTACCTAACACAGGATTATTAGTTCTTTAAGTGATGAAAGAGCTGAGAAACCTAACTAGGCAGGGCACAGTGCCACCTGGGCATGGCGTAGTCACCAGATGTTGACGGCAGGCAGCTGATGTCAACTCTGTGGGCAGGTGGGACAGAATGTGAGGACTGGGTTAGAATTGCTGCCTACAGGGAACTGTGTCCTTGGTGAGGGGACAGGAGCATTGTTTGTGTGCCAAGCTCAGCAGTGATGCTGATCCTGGGACTTGGGGCCCCAGGGGACCCGCTGGGAGCCCCAGCATCCCATGAGCTTCATTTTTGGATGTCATCAACCCCCCTAACCCTTAGGGGCTTCTTTGGAGCCACCTGCTGCTAGGGATGTGGTTTAGAGGGTCATTTAGCTTCACAGCATCCGGCAGGCTTGTGCCCTTGATCTGGACTTGGTCTCTTCTTGGGCAAAGGCTTCTAGAAAATCAGCCCAGGAACAGGTACTGTTTCACACACAGGTACCAGCCACCTGGTCTATCCGCTGGAGGGGAGAAAGACTGTGGCCGCCGTGTGACTTTGGGAGCAGAAGGCAGGGCACTGTCATCTCGGGCTCTGGATGTATTTCTCAGGACGTGGTCTCACAGCTTCATAGAGTGCCCTGAATCCAGACAGCATATTTCCTTGCAGTCTGGTTGGAGGATAAAATCAGCCCTGGCAGCTGATGTTTATGACTCTCCATAGGAGCTTTCAGAAAAGCAAAAATTGTGTTGCCTTTTGCTTGAGTTACAGTGGGGCAGGACGGCGAGCCCCATACCGTTACTTCAGATCAAATGGGAGCTCTGGCTaccagaatggagagagagaaggcctgGTTTTAAATTTCTTGTATATTAAGAAGTATAAAACACCAACATAaatgagatagaaaaagaaagacaccatatatattaaaaaggaaatggaTTCCCCAATGAAACCAAGTGCATTAAAACTTCGCCTTGGGGCTAGGGACATAGCGCATTGGTAGCCTAACAGACGCACATGCCAAGGGCCTCtgaagtctcaggctcaatccctgatCTGCTGTTTATGCCAGGGCTGAGTGCTGtgacacctctctctctgtctctctctctctctcctctccctctctctctcctctccctctctctcttctcttccctctccccccccccccccatttctctttcgAAAGTAGATAAAGTGTTAAAACATTTATACAAAAAGGTGTTGCATTCAGAGCATGGGTGGTGAcccggttgaacacacatgccGCAATGCATAagcacccaggctcaagcccttggtcccacctgcggggagggtggggtgggaacttcaggagtggtaaaggagcgcttcaggtatctctttctcgctccctctttatctacctttctatctcaGTATCTCTCTTTAGCTCATGAATGgctaaataaaaccttaaaaagatTCTGCATTAATTTTCAGTTCTCCATGTCTTTattctatttgtttttaaatttgagacatttcattaatttatttattgggtagagataaaaaaaaatcgaGGGATAGGAGTATATagaagagagagacggagagagacacctgcagtcctgcttcaccaccagggaagcttccaccccctgcaggtggggaccaggggcttgaacccgggtccttatgtattgtagCATGTAGGCtctgtcaggtgcaccaccgctcagcCCCCTCCACATATTTAGATAAACTTGAGTTTAAACCTAACCTTGGGCTTTCCCCAAATGGTATGAAAAAATGTGAACCTCTCACTTCCAAAGCTGGCCTCCGTGTGCCCACTTAGTTCCAATGGAGAATGCTGACAGACCCCAGAATCGGAAGTTCCCTGCCAGGGGTGGGCCTCCTGGCCTGTGACTGCCTGGGCCGTGCTTGGGCAAATGGCTTGGAGAGTAGACATAAACCGGCACAGGACCAATCTACACTCCACGGGCATGGTGCCCCTGTGTTGCCTGTATCCCATCGGTGGTATACTGCTAAAATGTCCCCTGAGAGGAGACAACTTCTTCAAAGCCatttctccctcctctgcctTGGATCCAAATTCTCCATCAGCTACAACTTGGAGTGAAGGGAGAGACCTGTGTTAGGAACGTGACTACCTCCTCTGTATCTTTATACGtatttatgaatatatatgtatgtatgtgcatgTCTCAGATACAAACTGtggaatgatttcttttttcagcACAGTTTTGATGCCTGCTTCTCCACTTACTACGTCGCAAGGATTTTTCTTATAGCACTTCATAGTTTTGGAAATCATGGTTTTGTTGACAGCAACATACTGCACCCTGAGTGTGGTTTTAATCATTTATTGAATCATTTTCCTACTGATGGGCTTTTAGCTCCCTTCCAGCATCTTGTTGTAATGAGCCTGGATTGTGATGAACGTACTTATACATTAATCTCCTTCCTGATCTCTTGATTAATCCCTTAGAATGGATTCCAAGGTGGGGCATTGCtggaattttacttatttatttattttgcagagcCAGAGACTCCCGTATGTGATTTCTCCCAGACTGCACTGCTTTTTCCTTCAGCTAGAGAgccagagaaagagacatactgagagggagagaaagcatagCACCAGAGCGCCCCTGTGCATTCCCTTGAGATGTGGGGTCTTGAGCCTGGGCCATGAAGGCATGCCCCCTACCAGCTGAACTGTCTATCTCTCTAGCTCCCAGAATGGGcatttaagtttttattagtgatttaatgatgactgACAAGATTCTAAGAaaacagttccacacagtttcctccaccagagttctgtgtcccatcccctctattggaagcttctctagtctttatccctctgggagtatggatgaaaattctttatgggatgtaattgctaattctttatggggtgtaattgcttctcctctggacatggatgttggaagTTCattccataccccagcctgtttctgtctttccctagtagggtaggggtctggagaagtgagacttcaggacacatgggtgaggttgtctgcccagagaagtcaggatggcatcatagtagtgtctgcaacttggtggctgaacagcagtgagatataaagcaggacaaattgtttaataaacaggagccaaaagGTAGGAGTAGAACAGATGAAATGAAGGGTTTTCGAGTGGGAAGGAGCTAGGAAATCGATttaaggtatgttccaaggggcccatgactttagtaattttttcctgagcctgatagctaacacgcTGCTGGATTAAAAATCTTGCAGAGTAGACAGTTTTAAGGATCTGAGCTCTCTGCTTCATAACTGCTCTGTCTATGTTAGCTTTGCCCTTCCCAACATCTATCCACTTCttgtgggctgggggtgggacagaaaccagagctgtcTTTCCATATCCCTACATCCCACTGTCCAGAGACATTGTAAGTGAGTAGTCAATCTTGCTAGGTAAATCATCAGAGGGGTAAATAATCAGTCTTTCTCCTCCAGTAGTTAACCCACTGGAATTGAtgtcatggggggaggggggtgagaactttgtttttatttttcatttagtttATATTTAAAGGTGTTTGATGTATGGTCACATAACCAAGCTAATTAACAGTAGTTACTTCTCTATAGATTCCATTTTGTATGTGCTTGTGCTGAGGAGGGTGGAATTTAAGACCTACtccctgaggccaggtggtggtgcacctggttgagcacacacatcacagtgtacaaggacctgggcttaagttcctgtgcccccacccacagggggaaagtttcatgagtgatgaagcagtgctacaggtgtctctctcctcccctgtctccctcttccctgctgatttatctctatccaaaataaatattttttattttttttagaattttttcttttttatttaagaaaggattaattaacaaaaccatagggtaggagtggtacaattccatacaattcccaccacccaatctccatatcccaccccctcccctgatagctttcccattctctatccctctgggagcatggacccagggtcattgtgggttgcagaaggtagaaggtctggtttctgtaattgcttccccgctgaacatgggcgttgactggtcggtccatactcccagtttgcctctctctttccctagtagggtgtgtctctggggaagctgagctccaggacacattggtggggtcttcagaccagggaagcctggccggcatcctgatggcatctggaacctggtgactgaaaagagagttaacatacgaagccaaacaaattgttgagcaatcatggacccaaagcttagaatagtggagaggaagtgttagggggatactcactgcaaactccagtgtacttctgctttcagaatatattttttgcagaatatatatatatatattttcagaatatatattttgcagtagtttatggatacgtgtgaacatatgctctctctcacagaaactggtgtatatctaggttttgggactttgttagaaagtgaaccacctgagatggaattagagtatactatgaaaggaaaggtctcacccgagtaatgaagctgaagggttgtcattccacacgtgaagtctctggacacagtctgaagtgaagcatgttgaggtggcagtcgttgtgttggttaggttgtgatcggcagatgcaatattatttgatatagattgggagagggatacgggaaagtgggccctatccaatggttctaggactgggggaagtagaggctctatagtggagatgtgaggttcctgctgtcttagggttcaaaaagacaattcaaAAGGACAATTCAAAAAGACCTATTTTCCTAGCACACAGCAGGAAGCGACAGTGTTACCAGTTATACATTCGATCCCCAGAAATTCTTCTGCTCCTGTAACTGAAACTGGATGTGCTAGACCAGTCTTTACCCATCTCCCCTCAGTCTAAGCCAGTTCCAGGCAATCCCTTCCTACTCTCTGCTTTCTGGTTCCGACTGGTTTTGATATCACGTAGGTGTGAGGTCTTTCTGTATTTGGAGGAGAACTGTCTTCAGAACACCTTCTTGAAGCAAGGTTATAGCAATTCTTACGTGTGGTCATATCTTTGTTATAATCTTTTTATTCAGATCTTTCTAACCtgaatctgaaaaacaccagaggaagtcagacactgtttctcttatctgagagagaagaggaaaaaaggaaggagtctgggaagtagtaacaggtgtcggtgcaatttagaaaggaagtgaaggcaggactgtaggaAAAGATGggatggagatatatatatatattcaacccatattggtgcccttgggagaaccactgcagtttcaatggaggggaatgaggacacagaactctggtggtgagaatggtgtggaattatacccctgttaaccttatactcttgtaaatcaatattaaatcgctaataaaaaagtCTTGCCATCTTCCAAGATAGCCCCCCTCCCCAAAGAGTCCCCACCTCATTCAAATCAATAGAGTGtaaccccgcctccagaagtctccaaaTCAACAGAAACCTGTGTTTTGCAGGATGTGTGTTGGTTACAGGGGAAATGCTATCAGGACAGCGAGTCAGTGGGATGGTCTTCACTTGCCCAGAACGCCACAAGGAAGACTACGTTTTCATGGTGCTGTTGGCTCCATTTCTTCCTGTGGTAGTTGGGAGCCAGGCTCCAGGGTGGAGGTTTATTTCAGTACCTGGACAGCTCTCTGCTGGTTACTAGGGTTACCTAGTTGATATGCTCACTTTGGTTCTATCTTCAGTTTGGCAAAGTTGGTTGGGGCTTTGCCCTCTGTGTTTTCCCAtttggaaaaacaacaacaacaacaacaacaacatacatATGCCTATGTTTGTGTCTACATTTTAATCAACATAGTAATAACATGGTGgttgtaacattttaaaaaaaatttatttttttcaccactcccatcatcaaaggtctgtgtccctatccccaacTCCATAGatgaccactatagttctcctgcAGTCTTGAAAAtagactggtttttttttttttacatttttatgttttttttctctgtattctgcatatgaatgaaactattctgtagttgtccttcacctccttacttgcttcattgAGTAtagtcttctccagttccatccactttatcccaaatgaCACAACATCGTCCCTTTTTACTGCTGCTAATACTCTATTGAGTAGATGTCCCatactttttttatccagtcatttgttgaagggcattttggttgtttctaggTCTTTTGCTAGTGTGGATAaagctgctgtgaacatgggggtgcatatatccctttgaatcagtgttagtATATCTTTTGGGCATATACCTAGCaggggaattgctgggtcatatggctaagaatttttttaatgactaccagggttattgctggagctctgtgcttacactatgaatccgtTGCACCTggcggcttttttttttaaactagtgatttaatagtgatttacagaattataagttaatggaagtataattccacaccaccagagttctgtgtccacatccCCTTCTGGCAGAAGCTGCAATAGTTCTCCAAAGGTTGAAGATATAGGTTggtatctatatttatatctatgtttatttttctgcccactttttatgaCCCTGTCTTcacatccttctttctttctttctttctttctttctttctttctttctttctttctctctttctttttttcttttttttttattgtctccaggcttactgctggggcttggtgcctgcactacaaatccactgctcctggaggctattcccccctttTTGGTCCTTGtttgtcgtcattgttattattgtggttattgctgtcattgttgttggataggacagagaaatggagagaggaggagaagacagagagggggagagaaagatagacacctgcagacctgcttcaccgcttgtgaagcaacacccctgcaggtgggcagcctggggctggaactgggatccttatgcaggtctttgcactttgcatgtgtgtttaaccaattgtgctacctcctggcccccttcacATCCTTTCTAAGTAGCACCTAtatttattactacttccaagttttcttcctttccctcctgctCTCTCAGATGAACAAAAACACTGCCTGACTTTCTCTGGTGCTTTCCAGAttcaattccatttcagtgaTGGCATAAAAACAAAGAATCCTGTGACAAACTTTTTTAGTCCCAGTGGAATTGGGCttcagaggcctctggtcatcttcccctattatttctctcttctgggagtatggaccaaaattcattatggggtgcagaaggtgggagttctggcttctgtaattgcttctccactggacatgagtgttgctaggttgatccataccccagcctgtttctgtctttccctagtggtgtagggccctgtggaggtgagattctgggagatactggtgaggtcatctgcccagggaagtcagaatggcatcatagtaacatctacagcttgatggctgaaaggcagtaagatacataACAGGACGAATTGCTTAATAAGCAGAAGCCAAAAAATAGGAGTAGaatagatgagaatagggattatAGGATGAAaaaaagctaggatgtctatgttaggtatgttcctaggagcccatgactttaataacaaACACAAAAATAGACTGGAAATGTTGGGAAGGATGATATCAGACTTGAGAATAGAAtttgaaagctggattagggtagagagtagctcccaaacttggaaACCAGACCAAACaaaacaattaactgtttattacCTTGATCTGACCTGGAGCCCATGCCTgcgtaacctctgagttcctgtcagtctgaactgttgccccctcccccttccttttatttttatttgctagaacagagagaacttgaggaggggggagagagagagagagacacacctgcagcacttgcttcaccacttgtgaagcatacccccccaaccctgcaggtggggagaaggggttcGAAtcgggggtccttgtgcatggtaacgtgtgctcaactggatgtaccaccacctagcccccttttGTAACCAGTTTAAAGAAAGCATGACTATGAATGCCAAGTGAGAAGATCTTTCTCTTTTGGGTTCTATggacacataaaaataaatgtgggtccatttacatacatatgtatagaatattttaaaattcccCAAATAGAATCACAGAtgatatcattatttttattctttattcctttttttttttcttatagagaaatatggaaagagaggaggagagagagggagagagaaagacatatcggtagcactgcttcaccaaccatgaagcttcctccactctgcagatggggaccaggagcttgaacccaggttcctgtgcatggtaacatatgtgccctactgggtgtgctacttcccagctgcttctcccccccccccttttttttttttagagactgagagtcagagagagagagaatatgaatcaAAGAatccacagcactagagcttcctttagtgtggtggggcctggcctcaaacctgggttacacgCACGGCAAAGCAGCGTTACGTAATTCTAGGACTGTCACTGTGCTGAGTCCCAGGGGGGAACGCTGGGCCAGCAAGGGCTGTCGGGGTGCAGGGTGGAGACAGTGTTGACCTCATGCAGGACCTGGCTTGGCCTTCACTCCCCTTCGCTTCCCTTTCTCCACAGGGACGGAGGGGCGTGGAGTCCCCGAGAGCTTGCACAGATTCTCCTCGCTCCCCGCCTATCTCCCGGCCAGCCTGCAGATCGCTCAGGCTCAGGAGTCCTTCTTCCTCAAAGAAGCCAACCAGGACCTCACGAGGAACGCCAGCCTGCAGGCCCGGGTGGAGTCCTTCTTCATCTACCGCGCCAGGATGCCCCCGACGGTCAATGTCACCTACGGCCCCTTCTCAGCTGAGAAGGGGGTCCCCCCGGAgctcctgctgctgccctccagcccctttggggagatggagaagttCCACTTCAACTGGAAGGTGAGAGCCCACATCCTGGACACCGCCATCTACTCCAACCGGCCCAAGGTGCAGACGCTGTTCTATGTCACCGGCATGGACTGGGAGGACGCCGGCCTGGAGGACGAGCTGCCCTGCATTAGGATGTTTGCCTTCCCTGAGGCCCGAGAGGTGGCCGCCGGCTGCCGGCTACAGGGGGTGCCTGGGCTGTGCGTGGCGGAGCTGGAGCTGCTGCCCGAGTGGTTCAGCTCCGGGCTGGACCTGGAGCCCGAGGAGGAGATCCCGGCTCTGCTGGGGGGCACAGCCATGGAGCTCTTCTTCGCGCTCTACCCGGTGGACTCAACCGGCCAGTGTCCCCAGGCGGAGGCCGCCAAGTGGGAGAACAATATCCACTCGGAGCAGGACGGGCCCCCACAGGCTGCGCGGGAGAGGATCGGCAGCGTGGTGGTGTATCCCACCCAGGACGACCTCAAGTGGTCCCTGCTGAGCCTGGACCGCAACATCGTTCTGTCCGTGCCACTCAACCTGGTGCGGGAAGGGGACACGGCCACCTTCCTGGTGTCTCTGACCAGTGGCTCCGTGGCAGACCACTTCACCCTCAGGTAAGGGGTTTCGAGGGGTGAGAGGGGATGGAACCAACTTGGTGGGGGCATCATAGTGAACTGTGCACTCAGGAAATGGCTGTTGGTCATTTGCTGAGCGTCCAGTACAGGGAGGAAACAGATGATTGTGACAGGGAGATTCAGGCAAGACACTCACTGGGAGGTCAGAAAGCATTTCTCAGTGTCACTGGGCATCTCCTCAGTGGGCAGGAGGGGCCTTGTGTTCTGTGCATAGGAGAGCATTCCAGGTGGGGGCACTCAGCACCAGTGAGCCACAGTGTGGATTTTTATTAAGAGGAAAGTTCAAAGAGACCTCCTTGTGGGGTAGTGGGagggtagaaaaaaaaagcaaagggagCTGGTTAGACCAGCACagactctatttatttatctcttttattgctcttgttgttttattgttaattGTTGTGGAGGTTAGAGAAAAGTCCTGGATATTGAGAACAGCCGTTAACCTGAAACTAACTGTTCCTTGATctgtgtaaatatttccatttgtacccaccctgtgataactataaaaaggtcgGATGAAAAAATGATCGGGGTTGCAGACTTTCTCTTTGTGTAGAGGGGTgtcggcggcccaagcttaagcttgctaataaaggctcttgctattgcatgtgattctggtcttctttgtgtgagatcgggacttGAACCTCTGGCCATAAcaattgtgattattattgttgttattttgttgttgttgggtaggacagagagaaatggagagaggaggggaagacagagaggaggagagaaagagagatacctgcagacctgcttcaccgcttgtgaagcaaccttcaccacttgtgaagctccccagtaagtggggagctcgaaccgggaacctaaGCTGGTCTTTGTTtggcaccatgtgggcttaaccccctgcgctactgcccaactcccaaccagCACAGACTTTAAAAAGGACacgtggggtcaggcagtagtgcacctggttgagtgcacatgttactaagcacaaggacctgggtggcgaagcaggtctgcagatatctatcttttttgctccctctctatctccccctcctttctcaatttctcttcgtcttatgaaataaaaatagaaaaaaaattaaaaagaaaagtaaaagaaaaagctgGCCACCAGGATCTGTGGATTCTAGTGCCAgtacttagccccagcaataaccctggtggtaataaagaaaataaaaagggagtcgggctgtagcacagcgggttaagcgcaggtggtacaaagcacaaggaccagtgtaaggatcccggtacgagccctggctctccacctgcaggggagttgcttcataagcagtggaacaggtctgcgggtgtctatctttctctcctcctctgtcttccccctcctctctccatttctctctgtcctatccaacaataaaacaacaagggcaacaaaagggcaacaataaataaataaaataaatattttaaaaaaagaagagtaaaaaagaaagtaaaaaaaggggggcttaTACTTT contains:
- the LOC132536445 gene encoding transmembrane protein 132B-like, which produces PGLAFTPLRFPFSTGTEGRGVPESLHRFSSLPAYLPASLQIAQAQESFFLKEANQDLTRNASLQARVESFFIYRARMPPTVNVTYGPFSAEKGVPPELLLLPSSPFGEMEKFHFNWKVRAHILDTAIYSNRPKVQTLFYVTGMDWEDAGLEDELPCIRMFAFPEAREVAAGCRLQGVPGLCVAELELLPEWFSSGLDLEPEEEIPALLGGTAMELFFALYPVDSTGQCPQAEAAKWENNIHSEQDGPPQAARERIGSVVVYPTQDDLKWSLLSLDRNIVLSVPLNLVREGDTATFLVSLTSGSVADHFTLR